One stretch of Rhodohalobacter mucosus DNA includes these proteins:
- a CDS encoding heme ABC transporter ATP-binding protein → MIDAKNITVKIDDKTLVNNVSMRLEPGKFSVILGKNGAGKSTFLKALTGDITPFEGMVLVNGKNLDSVSPVKLARKRAVMMQELHLSFSFTALEVVLMGRSPHSSGFESAGDQKIAMECLKRAGVDHLADRAFPTLSGGEKQRVQFARMLAQLWDRVQQQLPCCLLLDEPLSSLDLAHQHNMMHLVKSLSRSGVAVMMILHDLNLAAQYADEVHVMKEGRTFALGSPHEVFKPEIIEMAFDCPVHIMQHPHHRCPLVIASNQIDERMRKVI, encoded by the coding sequence ATGATTGACGCAAAAAACATCACCGTAAAAATCGATGACAAAACCCTGGTAAACAATGTATCCATGCGGCTTGAACCGGGGAAATTTTCGGTGATACTGGGAAAAAACGGCGCCGGAAAATCTACGTTCTTAAAAGCTCTTACCGGCGACATAACGCCCTTCGAAGGTATGGTTCTGGTGAACGGGAAAAATCTTGACTCCGTATCGCCCGTTAAACTGGCAAGAAAACGTGCCGTAATGATGCAGGAGCTGCACCTTTCATTTTCATTTACGGCTCTGGAAGTGGTCTTGATGGGAAGATCTCCACACTCAAGCGGATTTGAATCGGCCGGCGATCAGAAAATTGCGATGGAGTGCCTGAAACGTGCCGGGGTGGACCACCTGGCTGACCGTGCCTTTCCGACTCTGTCGGGCGGTGAGAAACAGCGCGTTCAGTTTGCCAGAATGCTTGCCCAGCTATGGGATCGGGTTCAGCAACAACTCCCCTGTTGCCTCCTGCTGGATGAGCCGCTTTCAAGCCTCGACCTGGCTCATCAGCATAACATGATGCATTTGGTTAAAAGCCTGTCACGCAGCGGGGTTGCCGTCATGATGATACTGCACGACCTGAACCTTGCGGCCCAGTATGCGGATGAGGTACATGTGATGAAAGAGGGAAGAACGTTTGCGCTTGGGTCGCCTCATGAAGTCTTCAAACCCGAAATCATCGAAATGGCGTTCGACTGTCCGGTGCATATCATGCAGCACCCGCATCACCGATGCCCGCTCGTAATTGCATCCAACCAGATTGATGAAAGAATGCGAAAAGTGATCTAG
- a CDS encoding GWxTD domain-containing protein produces the protein MVQNNYFKYLLPVLLLIFFSASLQAQPQRAYERGLEELYNGNRTRALDVWYNAYQTEGGVDARIGIEYIRVVTENRMKEYYGQATQLYYKAVLDPSGPESRVAIRQEISRLKPITGRGIYRQWVDWWENKDKQLGADMRGFWVQEDPTPSEISNERLIEHWIRIAEARQRYTKNSNTVFGTDDRGLMYVRYGAPDRIRTGILTLQNLNIQSWLENQLNPYAESTQSEERPYDRELSAEQQMELFNRLQDAIYEFHRYPEYEIWFYNDLNPGENAPVIFLFGTNVNTGEFSHRSSVGDFIPERAYQSVEELEEEGVEFTRAGFTPALILQLLYYEQLVQSDTYFENRLNEIRGAVLEQGQEVFRGMDLAVRAESRESLQQRRAPAPVEQSTYMQRMPQIPLYVYQYRFLDQDGTPYMLTYLESLPQEAFLIDFNRNHYPGESPVRRTNVLEEYGSYDLTHSLLEYDEDWSIGSTWEATPELILERPSSDAIPSRSLFRTSHTGRSQRSASVKLLNFDPDDTNLFDTPFASEVRGLNRMQYRIPKPLVSHTDSLEMADLVLGYESDEAVTEPFSFRVANDGVVPFETTLVLHFEVYNLARMADNTGFTRFELTYRILPVEEDGSIRTDEAEFVLTLNFTNEDRNVIEDLEIETADLKPGLYDLRVQVIDTVTGQQKERKTRFEVVE, from the coding sequence ATGGTTCAGAATAATTATTTCAAATATCTACTGCCGGTTCTGCTGCTGATCTTCTTCTCTGCATCGTTACAGGCACAGCCTCAGCGGGCCTATGAGCGAGGGCTTGAGGAGCTCTACAACGGTAATCGTACCCGTGCACTCGATGTGTGGTACAATGCGTATCAGACAGAGGGCGGCGTTGATGCGCGAATCGGTATTGAATACATCCGTGTTGTAACTGAAAACCGTATGAAAGAGTATTACGGGCAGGCGACACAGCTCTATTACAAAGCAGTTTTGGATCCATCCGGACCTGAAAGCCGTGTTGCAATTCGGCAGGAGATAAGCCGTTTAAAGCCCATTACCGGCCGGGGAATTTACAGGCAGTGGGTTGATTGGTGGGAGAACAAAGACAAACAGCTGGGAGCCGATATGCGGGGCTTCTGGGTTCAGGAAGACCCTACTCCTTCAGAAATATCAAATGAACGCCTGATTGAACACTGGATTCGGATTGCCGAAGCCAGGCAGCGCTACACAAAGAACAGCAATACGGTTTTTGGCACGGACGACAGGGGACTCATGTATGTTCGTTACGGAGCACCTGATCGTATCCGGACCGGAATCCTGACTCTGCAAAACCTCAATATTCAAAGCTGGCTGGAAAACCAACTGAACCCCTATGCAGAGAGCACGCAGAGTGAAGAGCGGCCTTACGACCGTGAACTTAGTGCTGAACAACAGATGGAGCTGTTCAACAGGCTTCAGGACGCCATATACGAATTTCATCGATACCCGGAATACGAGATTTGGTTTTACAATGACCTCAATCCCGGGGAAAATGCCCCCGTGATTTTTCTTTTTGGCACGAATGTGAACACAGGTGAGTTTTCGCATCGCAGCAGCGTAGGAGATTTTATTCCCGAACGTGCATATCAGTCGGTTGAAGAGCTTGAGGAGGAAGGAGTTGAATTTACACGTGCCGGATTTACACCTGCTTTGATACTGCAGCTTCTTTACTACGAACAGCTTGTGCAGTCTGATACCTATTTTGAAAACAGGTTGAATGAAATCAGGGGTGCGGTACTGGAGCAAGGGCAGGAGGTATTTCGCGGAATGGACCTGGCTGTACGTGCCGAGAGCAGGGAATCGCTGCAGCAGCGCAGAGCCCCGGCACCCGTAGAGCAGTCGACATATATGCAGCGAATGCCTCAAATACCGCTCTATGTGTACCAATACCGTTTTTTGGATCAGGACGGAACACCTTATATGCTCACGTATCTGGAAAGCCTGCCGCAGGAAGCTTTTCTGATCGACTTTAACAGGAACCACTACCCGGGCGAATCACCGGTTCGGCGTACAAATGTTCTGGAAGAGTATGGGAGCTATGATTTAACCCATTCGCTCCTTGAATATGATGAAGACTGGTCGATAGGTTCAACCTGGGAAGCCACCCCAGAATTAATTTTAGAACGGCCTTCGTCCGATGCCATTCCGTCTCGGTCACTATTCCGAACAAGCCACACCGGCCGAAGCCAGCGCTCTGCTTCGGTGAAACTTCTGAACTTTGACCCGGATGACACAAACCTGTTTGATACTCCCTTTGCTTCTGAGGTAAGAGGTCTGAACAGGATGCAATACAGGATCCCAAAACCGCTTGTAAGCCATACGGATTCGCTTGAAATGGCAGACCTGGTACTCGGTTATGAATCGGATGAGGCCGTAACGGAACCTTTTTCATTTCGGGTGGCAAATGATGGCGTAGTACCGTTTGAAACTACCCTTGTTCTTCATTTTGAAGTATACAACCTTGCCCGAATGGCTGACAACACGGGTTTTACACGGTTTGAGCTCACCTATCGCATCCTGCCCGTGGAAGAGGACGGAAGCATACGGACTGATGAGGCAGAATTTGTACTGACACTCAATTTCACCAACGAAGACCGGAATGTAATTGAGGATCTTGAAATTGAGACCGCCGATTTGAAGCCGGGACTGTACGACCTCAGGGTACAGGTTATCGATACCGTGACAGGGCAGCAGAAAGAGCGTAAAACACGTTTTGAGGTAGTGGAGTAG